GCCAAGTTTACCTATAGACAGAAAATCCTCAGACACAAAAATAGGTCCTGTATTTGCCTACGCAGGAAATGTCCAGCTCCTAGGCATCCCAAGGGCTGAAATGGAGGACAGCCGTTCTAGGCATTGATTCTGGAGTCTGCTACACTTGTATTTGCAGCTGTGGTCTCAAGCCCCTCTGGGGTTCTGTGAGATTCACCGGCTTCCTTCTCAAGGGGTCACCAGCCTGACGTGTCCTCACCCTCTGGAAATGGCCACAATCTCAACTGCTGATGGAAGCTCTGCTGGACTCTTGTTAATCCTCCACTGGCACTGGAAGCCAGAAGTAAAAATACTCATGAACTTGCTATCGTTAACCACAGGCCCTTTGTACTCCCCACCTTGTGCAACTGCTCTGTGGCACcccatcttctccctctgcagcttaTGCTCCTGGTTCATTTCCTCAGCCTTTCCCTGCTTTCCCAACTACGACGACAGCTTCCCTTTCATGCAAACCTGCAGCTCCCACTGAGCAATAGTGTCTGCAGCCCCACCTGGCCACCAAGATGAGGACAGGGATGGCCCCAAAGGGAATATGTggcagacattaaaaaaagaggaggaaggaaatcaCAAAGGGACCAAAAATCCTAATGGAGGGAGCCCTTAGAGAACACCTCCTTATCCCATTTTAAGCAGGTCTGGTGTAGTGTGGGTAGGTCCAGCCTTAGGTCATCACAAAGCCCAGGGCCTGACACAAACCAAAGTGGGGCTATTAACAGTCAGGTGACGACCTTGGTGGGGGAAAGACAGGAAGAGCAGTGAAAAAACCAAGGTGTTCATTATCAacaggaaattaattttatttttaaatctgaggGGCCTGAACAAATAAGGAGACTCCTACCCTTGGCTGGCAAACTTAGGTGGTGGCCAAGGTCAGGGGAGAGGATGACAGCAGGGGGTGGGTAGGAACACgtccaaaacaaaacagggggaGGCCCTCATCACTCTGGTGCGGCTTCCATCAAATACCCGTTCTCCGGAGCAAGATACCCATCACCTCCCTCAGATTCCATGTACATGTCTCGGCTTTCATTGCCCAGACCCTCCAGCCCGTTGTCCTGGCCGCCACCACCCCCACCTCGGGCCTCATCCCTGCCCCGTTCGCCACCccgctccccccgcttgtgctcgcGATCCCGGTCTCGGTCACGGTCCCGTCGCCGCTCCCGCTCGCTCCGGTGGCTCCGACGTCGTTCCCGGTCACGATCTCGGCCCTTCTCTTCTGGACCATCAGGGCCGTCAGGACCCAGCTCCCCAGGAGGCCCATCGTCAGGAGGCGCATCGCCAGCCTCAGAGGGCTCTGCCAtgtcaccaccacctccaccaccacgcAGCTCCTCCTTGCGCTCTCGCTCTCGTCGTGCCCGCTCCCGGCTCCGGCTACTTCGCCGCTTCCGTTCCCGGTCCTTGTCCTTGCTACGCTCCCTGGAGCGCCTCCGCTCCTCCTTGTCGCGACTCCGTGAGCGCCGCCGCCGGTCCCGAGAGCGGGAGCGTCGCCGTTCTCGCTCCTTGTCTCGCTCGCGACTTCGTTCCCTGCGCTCCCGCTCGCGGTCCCGGTCCCGGTCCCTGTGGGGCAGCGGGGAGGGGCCGGGCCTGGATGAGGTGGGCAGAGGTTTGTGGCAGGGCTCCCCCACGTGACCACCCCCATCCCAGGAAACCGGCTGCCCAATCTTACCTCTCATCATAGCGGGAAGTATCGTCCCGGCCGGAATGCCGGATGTTCACGTCGGCCCCGCCTCTTCTGGTCCCACCAAGGCCACCTCCTAGGGTGGGAGCAGGTGAGAGAGGGTCAGTCTGGGCAGGGcgtggaggaaagggaaatggGCACCGAAGAGCGAAAGGACGGACTGCAGCCACACTACAAGAGCCAAGCTTTACAGACACGTGAGGACTTTCACAAGGTGCCAGCTGGGAAACACCTGCACTCAGACTCCAAAGCGCATGCCCCAGCCTCCAGATACCGCAGAGCCTTGCACACCCTTCCCACACAGCGGCCGCCTCACACCGCCCTAAGccagtaactcttttttttaaaagatttaattatttgatagagagcacgagtgggggtggggcagagagggagaaataagactccccactgagcagggaaggggctcaaccccaggacccagagatcacgccctgagtcgaagcagacactcaaccaactgagccatccaagcgccccaAGTCAGTGACCCTCTGAACTGACCTGCCTCAAATCCTCCAATGGCTTCGCACTGCCCACCTTTCAACCGGGGGCCCCCGGTTCTTTACGTTCTGGGTAGTTTCAATCTCCTCACAGCCTCTGTCTCCTGTCTGCGAACACTCATCTCTCCCTAGAATCTCACCCTCCCTGGGGAGCTAACTTACTCACCCTTCCCATCTTAGCCGGAACGGCACTTCCTCAGGCCTGCCCTGACCTACCGGACTCAGCTGCCCTCCACCATACACTCACAGGCCATATGAGCCTCCTGAAACTTCAGGGAGCTCACATTTACACACCCGTGCgagttgaggggcgcctgcaCTTCCCGGCAGACTCTCAGCACCATCAAGTCAAGGTTGGGACTGACTGGCTCTGCTCACCGTAACCAGCACGTGATAGAGCAGCCAGAAGATTAAAGTCTAGTGCTTAAGTCAGGTGATTGACCCAACGACTCCAAGGAGCAGGAGAGCATCTTATGCAGACAGGAAAACAAAGTCACTTGCACAGGGCCTTGGCAACGAAGGTGCAGAACCGGGCTCGGGCTCCCAGCCAACTTCAGAACTTCCCCTCTCGTGCCCCTCTCTGCACCACTCGGACTGGAAGAAAGATTCCGTGAGGCAGGCCCGAGTTCCATATAAGGAAATGGCTTCTAGCAATGCcagtgaaaaaggagaaagaccgCTTGAAGAGCAACCATTCTAGGCGGGAGAGACCACTGCCAAGCATCTGGAACATCACAGGCAGGGTGTAGCACGGGCTACTGTCTCCCCTTTTCAGGTCACAATCCAGCTATGGATCCCATCATCTATCGGATGGCTTGCAACCAATATAttaagaaaacataataaaacaacagaacataAAATACTAGTACATATTCCCtgtaaaaaagattattattgttCACAGAACTTTTGTTCTGGATGCTATTTTTCCAGATATATATTGGGTCAGGATGTACTGCTATCACCAAGTCTGAATGCCAGCTGAACTAGAAGACTCTGAGATTCCAGAATCCTACAAGTGCAAACAGCACACTCTGTAAAACTCACGCCACCccagagaaatgagggaaggtaaGAAGCTCTCTTCTGTCTGAGGCTCAGCAGGTGCATGCGTGGTCTGGGCTACCCTGGCCAGGCCAGGATGGGAAGAATGACAGGGAGGTGAGAGAAGAGCAGTAGTCCTGCACCCGCCTGAGGTGTCAGCCAGGGCGGTGGATGAGGTGGGCACCTCTCTCGGAGAGCCGTCACTCACCCTCACAGGAGCAGGTCCTTCACAGGCCTGAGAGGATGGCAGGACCGGCAGCCCCAGGTCTAGGCCCCACGCTGAGCCCCTGAGATCCAAGCACCTCAGAGCAGAGAGACGCACCCAGGACTAGGGGTAAAGCGGAAACGGCAGAGCAGGCAAGGGGCCTGTGCAGGGAAGCACAGAAGAGACCAGTCTGCGGGGACAGCAGGCAAGGTGGACACGGGCTGCAGGGACGCCAGGGGCAGCTCTGGGCAGCTCTAAGGCCC
The genomic region above belongs to Neovison vison isolate M4711 chromosome 7, ASM_NN_V1, whole genome shotgun sequence and contains:
- the SNRNP70 gene encoding U1 small nuclear ribonucleoprotein 70 kDa isoform X2, with product MTQFLPPNLLALFAPRDPIPYLPPLEKLPHEKHHNQPYCGIAPYIREFEDPRDAPPPTRAETREERMERKRREKIERRQQEVETELKMWDPHNDPNAQGDAFKTLFVARVNYDTTESKLRREFEVYGPIKRIHMVYSKRSGKPRGYAFIEYEHERDMHSAYKHADGKKIDGRRVLVDVERGRTVKGWRPRRLGGGLGGTRRGGADVNIRHSGRDDTSRYDERDRDRDRERERRERSRERDKERERRRSRSRDRRRRSRSRDKEERRRSRERSKDKDRERKRRSSRSRERARRERERKEELRGGGGGGDMAEPSEAGDAPPDDGPPGELGPDGPDGPEEKGRDRDRERRRSHRSERERRRDRDRDRDREHKRGERGGERGRDEARGGGGGGQDNGLEGLGNESRDMYMESEGGDGYLAPENGYLMEAAPE
- the SNRNP70 gene encoding U1 small nuclear ribonucleoprotein 70 kDa isoform X1; translated protein: MTQFLPPNLLALFAPRDPIPYLPPLEKLPHEKHHNQPYCGIAPYIREFEDPRDAPPPTRAETREERMERKRREKIERRQQEVETELKMWDPHNDPNAQGDAFKTLFVARVNYDTTESKLRREFEVYGPIKRIHMVYSKRSGKPRGYAFIEYEHERDMHSAYKHADGKKIDGRRVLVDVERGRTVKGWRPRRLGGGLGGTRRGGADVNIRHSGRDDTSRYDERPGPSPLPHRDRDRDRERERRERSRERDKERERRRSRSRDRRRRSRSRDKEERRRSRERSKDKDRERKRRSSRSRERARRERERKEELRGGGGGGDMAEPSEAGDAPPDDGPPGELGPDGPDGPEEKGRDRDRERRRSHRSERERRRDRDRDRDREHKRGERGGERGRDEARGGGGGGQDNGLEGLGNESRDMYMESEGGDGYLAPENGYLMEAAPE